The following proteins are co-located in the Acidobacteriota bacterium genome:
- a CDS encoding phosphate ABC transporter substrate-binding/OmpA family protein, whose product MKISTPRPRLAQILLWVFLPIFLPAAAAYGQSTDPEGATVLQVKGSDTIGGALGPALARAYEGTHPGAEIHWGSLGSGTAFVGLFDGSADLGASSRSVKESELAEARRLGLELKEYILGYDGIAVLVHPDNPVAKLSIGQLSRLFTGQITSWSELGGPDLPVVLISRPSYSGTHGFFKEKVVRRGNKKGPEEFGPQTRFVEHSEDIVKLVAGEPGAISYLGMGWVRPEVRAVPVVGRNGRGFLPTLETVRAGTYPVYRPLLLYTRGEPTGELRRLLAFLLAGDGQRLVAEHDFIPADVPSTVSRSVEPQAKDASAAEASRIQLHRILFPFGGTTLDTDARATLDRIAQRLREGGLRAEIVGHGDADGSALANRRVSNARALAVANYLRRQGVSPKTLRVEGRGATQPVATNDTAEGRRLNRRVDVRLLPAG is encoded by the coding sequence ATGAAGATCTCGACGCCTCGCCCACGCCTCGCCCAAATTCTGCTCTGGGTTTTTCTACCGATCTTCCTGCCGGCAGCGGCAGCATACGGCCAGAGCACCGATCCGGAAGGGGCTACTGTGCTGCAGGTCAAGGGCTCGGACACCATCGGCGGTGCCTTGGGGCCAGCCCTGGCCCGCGCCTACGAGGGAACTCACCCCGGGGCCGAGATCCATTGGGGATCCCTGGGCTCGGGCACCGCCTTCGTCGGCCTCTTCGATGGCTCCGCCGACCTCGGCGCCTCTTCCCGTAGCGTCAAAGAGTCGGAGCTGGCGGAGGCCCGTCGCCTGGGCCTCGAGCTCAAGGAGTACATCCTCGGCTATGACGGCATCGCCGTGCTGGTCCACCCCGACAACCCCGTGGCCAAGCTCTCCATTGGACAGCTCTCGCGGCTCTTCACGGGCCAGATCACTAGCTGGAGTGAGCTCGGCGGGCCGGATCTGCCGGTGGTGCTGATCAGTCGCCCCAGCTACTCCGGCACCCACGGATTCTTCAAAGAGAAGGTCGTGCGCCGCGGCAACAAGAAAGGGCCAGAGGAATTCGGCCCCCAGACCCGATTCGTCGAACACAGCGAGGACATCGTGAAGCTGGTGGCCGGCGAGCCCGGAGCCATCTCCTATCTGGGCATGGGGTGGGTGCGGCCGGAGGTGCGGGCGGTGCCGGTGGTGGGGCGCAACGGCCGCGGCTTCCTGCCGACATTGGAAACCGTGCGCGCCGGCACCTATCCCGTGTACCGGCCGCTCCTGCTCTACACCCGCGGCGAACCGACCGGCGAGCTACGGCGCCTCCTAGCCTTCCTTCTCGCCGGTGACGGCCAGCGCCTGGTGGCGGAGCACGACTTCATCCCCGCGGACGTCCCCTCCACCGTCTCCCGCTCCGTCGAGCCTCAGGCCAAAGATGCCAGCGCGGCGGAGGCCAGCCGCATCCAGCTCCACCGCATCCTCTTCCCCTTTGGCGGCACGACCCTCGACACCGATGCCCGGGCCACCCTGGACCGCATCGCTCAGCGCCTCCGCGAGGGCGGCCTGCGAGCTGAAATCGTCGGCCACGGCGACGCCGACGGCAGCGCCCTGGCCAACCGACGAGTCTCCAACGCCCGCGCCCTGGCCGTCGCCAACTATCTGCGTCGGCAAGGCGTCTCGCCCAAGACTTTGCGCGTCGAAGGCCGCGGCGCCACCCAACCGGTGGCCACCAACGACACCGCCGAAGGCCGCCGCCTCAACCGCCGGGTGGATGTGCGGCTGCTGCCGGCTGGCTAG
- a CDS encoding ABC transporter ATP-binding protein — MSDALVTRGLCRSFGSVTAVEDLSLTVPRGRITGFLGPNGAGKTTTLKMILGLLRPDAGTVEILGRDPQRQRREVLQRVGALIETPTFYPHLTGHENLELVRRVVAMPPARTGECLALVGLTEAAHRRAGGYSLGMEQRLGLALALLRKPELLILDEPTNGLDPAGMQEMRKLLGQLVAAEGVTLFLSSHLLAEVEEIASHLVVLRRGRAAYQGPTDQLRTAGEAFLQVGVTRAGEARQWLEREGWIVMSETAAQEAQEEPLRVAGSGRETAARLSAALVGAGFSLHHLSEHRPRLEARFLELTEGTGGEVSAPGSGDPV; from the coding sequence ATGAGCGATGCCCTGGTCACTCGCGGCCTCTGCCGTTCCTTCGGATCGGTGACGGCGGTGGAGGATCTCTCCCTCACCGTCCCCCGGGGCAGGATCACCGGCTTCCTCGGCCCCAACGGCGCGGGCAAGACCACCACCTTGAAGATGATCCTCGGCCTGCTGCGTCCCGACGCCGGGACGGTGGAGATCCTGGGGCGGGACCCACAGCGGCAGCGCCGAGAGGTCCTGCAGCGGGTGGGAGCGTTGATCGAGACCCCCACTTTCTACCCCCACCTCACCGGCCACGAGAATCTGGAACTGGTGCGGCGGGTGGTGGCCATGCCCCCGGCCCGCACCGGAGAGTGCCTGGCGCTGGTAGGCCTCACCGAAGCCGCCCACCGCCGTGCGGGAGGCTACTCCCTGGGCATGGAGCAGCGGCTGGGGCTGGCCCTGGCGCTGCTGCGCAAGCCCGAGCTGCTGATCCTCGACGAGCCCACCAACGGCCTCGACCCGGCGGGAATGCAGGAGATGCGCAAGCTCCTGGGCCAGCTGGTGGCGGCGGAAGGCGTAACGCTCTTCCTCTCCAGCCATCTGCTAGCGGAGGTGGAAGAGATCGCCTCCCATCTGGTGGTCCTGCGGCGGGGTCGGGCGGCGTACCAGGGCCCGACGGATCAGCTGCGCACCGCCGGTGAAGCCTTTCTTCAGGTTGGCGTGACGCGAGCCGGAGAGGCCCGGCAATGGCTGGAGCGAGAGGGCTGGATCGTGATGTCCGAGACGGCGGCGCAGGAAGCGCAAGAAGAACCCCTGAGAGTGGCGGGCTCGGGCCGGGAGACGGCGGCCCGGCTCAGCGCCGCCCTCGTCGGCGCCGGCTTCTCCCTCCACCACCTGAGCGAGCACCGGCCGCGGCTGGAGGCTCGCTTTCTTGAGCTCACCGAGGGCACCGGCGGCGAAGTTTCAGCTCCCGGCAGCGGAGATCCGGTATGA
- a CDS encoding bifunctional alpha/beta hydrolase/OsmC family protein yields the protein MASSEKVRFPGAFDNQLAGRLELPDGEPCAWALFAHCFTCSKDLKAVGWISRALVRRGIAVLRFDFTGLGESEGDFADSTFSSNLQDLAMAAEYLRREHAAPTLLIGHSLGGAAMLGVAHEVPEAVAVVTIGAPSDTAHLREGVLGAVPDLAPEETAEVSLAGRPFTIKGQLLQDLEENHLHGRIAALGQALLILHSPVDEVVGIDQARRIYQAAKHPKSFVSLDDADHLLTRERDARYAAGVIAAWAERYLPESDAEAAANRAAGDEASGDRLAQQRADEAQRQLGKGDVVVVGGAEGFANQVRTQHHSWVADEPTSVPGGTDTGPNPYQLLLSGLGTCISMTLRMYAERKGWPLEGTRVQLHHSRMHAKDCEDCLNDSGFIDRIDVDLTVYGPLDSAQRERLEEIAGRCPVHRTLGSETRIYKRMVEE from the coding sequence GTGGCGAGCAGCGAGAAAGTCCGATTTCCGGGAGCCTTCGACAATCAACTGGCGGGGCGGCTGGAGTTGCCCGATGGCGAGCCCTGCGCCTGGGCTCTCTTCGCCCACTGCTTCACCTGCTCGAAGGATCTCAAGGCGGTGGGCTGGATCAGCCGGGCGCTGGTGCGCCGGGGCATCGCGGTGCTGCGCTTCGACTTCACCGGCCTGGGGGAAAGCGAGGGAGACTTCGCCGATTCCACCTTCAGCTCCAACCTCCAGGACCTGGCCATGGCGGCGGAGTATCTGCGCCGCGAGCACGCAGCTCCGACCTTGCTCATCGGTCACAGCCTGGGCGGCGCCGCCATGCTCGGGGTCGCCCACGAGGTGCCGGAGGCGGTGGCGGTGGTGACCATCGGGGCTCCCAGCGACACCGCCCATCTGCGCGAGGGAGTACTCGGGGCGGTGCCGGATCTTGCGCCGGAGGAGACCGCCGAGGTGAGCCTGGCGGGGCGCCCCTTCACCATCAAGGGGCAGCTGCTGCAGGATCTGGAGGAGAACCACCTCCACGGCCGCATCGCCGCTCTGGGACAAGCGCTGCTGATCCTCCACTCGCCGGTGGACGAGGTGGTGGGCATCGACCAGGCCCGCCGCATCTACCAGGCGGCCAAGCATCCCAAGAGCTTCGTGTCCCTGGACGATGCGGATCACCTGCTCACCCGAGAGCGGGACGCCCGCTACGCCGCCGGCGTCATCGCCGCCTGGGCGGAACGGTACTTGCCCGAATCCGACGCGGAGGCCGCTGCCAACAGGGCGGCTGGGGACGAGGCTTCCGGAGATCGCCTGGCGCAGCAGCGGGCCGACGAAGCCCAGCGCCAGCTCGGCAAGGGGGACGTGGTGGTGGTGGGCGGCGCCGAGGGCTTCGCCAACCAGGTGCGCACCCAGCACCACTCCTGGGTGGCCGACGAGCCCACCTCGGTGCCCGGTGGTACCGATACCGGTCCCAACCCCTACCAGCTGCTGCTCTCGGGGCTCGGGACCTGCATCTCCATGACCTTGCGCATGTACGCTGAACGCAAGGGTTGGCCGCTGGAAGGGACGCGGGTGCAGCTGCACCACTCCCGCATGCATGCGAAAGACTGCGAGGACTGCCTCAACGACAGCGGGTTCATCGACCGCATCGATGTCGACTTGACCGTCTACGGCCCTCTGGACAGTGCTCAGCGGGAGCGCCTCGAGGAGATCGCCGGCCGCTGCCCGGTGCATCGGACCCTGGGCTCCGAGACCCGCATCTACAAGCGCATGGTGGAGGAGTAG
- a CDS encoding alpha/beta fold hydrolase: MGVGLIALLLMGLGGWLGGLWQEQQSSAGHPQTPQPPFPYSQREVTFSSGGVELAGAVTVPQGDGPFPGVVLLSGAGPQDRDGTLAGHQRYLVLADALTRAGVAVLRYDDRGTGGSGGELLEARFEDLAAEAGAAVELLREQPKIDPGRVGLLGASQGSLVAGLAAREDPRLAFLVLLSPPALPGHEVWVEQQLRVAQAEGAEASDLEVMELLLLTAFELRTADLPEAEKHQSLEQVVENLEQLQAGTGLQLAAGARRRILVQALLSRQMEDALYYDPRPVLEELRLPVLALYGSKDLQVPPSVHAPDLRTALADNPRATVEVIPGLNHLLQPSTTGRPSEYARLEVTLAPKVLERVSRWILDHSHPQDRP; this comes from the coding sequence GTGGGGGTCGGCCTGATCGCGCTGCTCCTGATGGGCCTCGGCGGCTGGCTCGGAGGACTCTGGCAGGAGCAGCAAAGCAGTGCCGGCCACCCCCAGACTCCCCAGCCACCCTTCCCCTACTCCCAACGAGAAGTGACCTTCTCCAGCGGCGGCGTCGAGCTCGCCGGCGCGGTGACGGTACCGCAAGGCGATGGCCCGTTTCCGGGGGTGGTGCTGCTCTCCGGTGCCGGCCCCCAGGATCGGGACGGCACCCTCGCCGGCCACCAGCGCTATCTGGTGCTGGCGGACGCTCTGACCCGCGCCGGCGTCGCCGTGCTGCGCTATGACGACCGCGGCACCGGAGGCTCCGGCGGTGAATTGCTGGAAGCGCGCTTTGAAGACCTCGCCGCCGAGGCCGGCGCGGCGGTAGAGCTACTCCGAGAGCAACCGAAGATCGATCCCGGGCGGGTCGGGCTCCTCGGCGCCAGCCAGGGCAGCCTCGTCGCCGGCCTGGCAGCCCGGGAGGATCCACGGCTGGCCTTCTTGGTCTTGCTCTCGCCCCCCGCCCTGCCGGGCCATGAGGTGTGGGTCGAGCAGCAGCTGCGGGTTGCCCAGGCCGAGGGCGCCGAGGCCTCGGACCTGGAAGTAATGGAGCTCCTCCTGCTCACCGCTTTCGAGCTCCGCACCGCCGACCTCCCCGAAGCCGAGAAGCACCAAAGCCTGGAGCAGGTGGTCGAGAATCTCGAGCAGCTGCAGGCCGGCACCGGGCTCCAGCTGGCCGCCGGAGCGCGCCGGAGGATCTTGGTGCAGGCCCTCCTTTCTCGGCAGATGGAAGACGCCCTCTACTACGATCCGCGGCCGGTTCTGGAGGAGCTCCGGCTGCCGGTACTGGCGCTCTATGGCTCGAAAGATCTCCAGGTCCCGCCGTCGGTCCACGCTCCGGACCTGCGAACGGCCCTCGCCGACAACCCGCGAGCCACCGTCGAGGTGATCCCCGGTCTCAATCACCTGCTCCAACCCTCCACCACCGGCCGCCCGTCGGAGTACGCCCGGCTGGAAGTCACCCTCGCACCGAAGGTTCTCGAGCGGGTCTCCCGATGGATCCTCGACCACTCTCACCCGCAGGATCGGCCATGA
- the gpmI gene encoding 2,3-bisphosphoglycerate-independent phosphoglycerate mutase: MSQASPDSSAAREHRPKAPNHPKPVVLIVRDGWGRNPHPEHNAFNAILQAETPRCDALLREYPWTLIKTSGEDVGLPEGTMGNSEVGHQNLGAGRIVDQESVRITKAIRDGSFFDNHVLVQAVQKARDRDAAVHLFCIASDAGVHGLLDHLYGTLELCRRQGAEAVFVHLFTDGRDTGPFTGAEYVRQVEERCADLGVGRVATVCGRYWAMDRDNRWERVQRAYDCLTGRSTGEDEVAVPRFDSAPAAVQDYYDHPTGGSQQGDEFITPRTVGADSAAVAASRVSDGDTVIFVNYRGDRPRELSQAFVFEDFYGHVKASPDSGERGFDRGPRLDLTYVTMTAYQEELGPFVEVAFPKPPKLEDIGGAYLSRLGLRQFRCAETEKFPHVTFFFNDYRDEPFPGESRSMAQSPRVATYDLKPEMSAQEVCDAVLERIVAEDCEDFILVNFANTDMVGHTGKLPAAIRAAEVVDEMVGAIVDATVEHGGKLIVTADHGNSEQMWDPETEAPHTAHTTYDVELIVVDPHRRDQATGSPEKPSPGLREGGRLADVFPTILELMQLEQPSAMAGCSLLKG; the protein is encoded by the coding sequence ATGTCTCAAGCATCGCCCGACTCATCTGCAGCCCGGGAACACCGCCCCAAGGCCCCCAACCATCCCAAACCGGTAGTGCTCATCGTGCGCGACGGTTGGGGCCGCAACCCACATCCCGAGCACAATGCCTTCAACGCCATTCTGCAGGCCGAGACCCCGCGCTGTGATGCGCTGTTGCGGGAGTACCCCTGGACCCTGATCAAGACCAGCGGGGAGGACGTGGGGCTGCCCGAGGGAACCATGGGCAACAGCGAGGTGGGGCATCAGAACCTCGGGGCCGGGCGCATCGTGGACCAGGAATCGGTGCGCATCACCAAGGCCATCCGCGACGGCAGCTTCTTCGACAACCACGTGCTGGTGCAGGCAGTGCAGAAGGCCCGGGACCGGGATGCTGCCGTGCATCTCTTCTGCATCGCTTCCGACGCTGGCGTCCATGGCCTCCTCGACCACCTCTACGGAACCCTCGAGCTCTGCCGGCGCCAAGGAGCGGAGGCGGTCTTCGTCCATCTCTTCACCGACGGCCGGGACACCGGTCCCTTCACCGGCGCTGAGTATGTGCGGCAGGTGGAGGAGCGATGCGCCGACCTGGGGGTGGGCCGGGTGGCCACGGTGTGCGGCCGCTATTGGGCCATGGATCGGGACAACCGCTGGGAGCGGGTGCAGCGCGCCTACGATTGTTTGACGGGACGCTCGACGGGTGAGGACGAGGTCGCGGTCCCCCGCTTCGACTCGGCGCCGGCGGCGGTGCAGGACTACTACGACCATCCCACCGGAGGCAGCCAGCAGGGGGATGAGTTCATCACCCCGCGGACCGTCGGCGCCGATTCGGCGGCGGTGGCGGCGTCGCGGGTGAGCGACGGCGACACGGTGATCTTCGTCAACTACCGCGGCGACCGGCCTCGGGAGCTCAGCCAGGCTTTCGTCTTCGAGGATTTCTATGGCCACGTAAAGGCTTCCCCGGACTCCGGCGAGCGGGGTTTCGACCGCGGTCCGCGCCTCGATCTCACCTACGTCACCATGACCGCTTATCAGGAGGAGCTCGGGCCCTTCGTGGAGGTGGCCTTCCCCAAGCCTCCGAAGCTCGAGGACATTGGCGGTGCCTATCTATCGCGGCTGGGGCTGCGGCAATTCCGCTGCGCCGAAACGGAGAAATTCCCCCACGTCACCTTCTTCTTCAACGACTATCGCGACGAGCCCTTCCCCGGCGAGTCCCGCTCCATGGCCCAGTCGCCGCGGGTGGCCACCTACGATCTGAAGCCCGAAATGAGCGCCCAGGAGGTCTGCGATGCGGTGCTGGAACGCATCGTGGCGGAGGATTGCGAGGACTTCATCCTGGTCAACTTCGCCAACACCGACATGGTGGGCCACACCGGCAAGCTGCCGGCGGCGATCCGGGCGGCGGAGGTGGTGGACGAGATGGTCGGGGCCATCGTCGACGCCACGGTGGAGCACGGCGGCAAGCTGATCGTGACGGCGGACCACGGCAATTCGGAGCAGATGTGGGATCCGGAGACCGAGGCACCCCACACCGCCCACACCACTTACGACGTCGAGCTCATCGTCGTCGACCCCCACCGCCGGGATCAGGCCACGGGCAGCCCGGAGAAGCCCTCGCCGGGGCTGCGGGAGGGCGGCCGGCTAGCGGATGTCTTCCCGACGATCTTGGAGCTGATGCAGCTGGAGCAGCCTTCCGCCATGGCCGGCTGCTCCCTGTTGAAGGGCTAG
- a CDS encoding glycine betaine ABC transporter substrate-binding protein, producing the protein MPVLRPRSIFLLGALALWLASPSITEIHAQEPDLVVGSKNFAESRLLGELFAQLIEERTELAVERRLGLAGTQVCFEALRTGAIDLYPEYTGTGLVSILDADPAGDATATLNRVRQRFLQRWDLWWLPPLGFENAYEIAVPKVLAETEGLRTLSDLVPLAPELRAGFGYEFANRPDGLPGLEQTYGLRFRNVQNLQQALKYQAAGSGDLDVLDVYTTDGRLLVHDLVVLEDDRGFFPPYQAAPLMRGEAVREHPEAVATLALLADALSEETMRGLNLRLQEEGASEAQVARDALVTLGLVAGGEGEEIEESRRAGSFWGYLWNQRASLLQRTLEHLGLAAAGVALGVLIAVPLGLWLERRRRIAEPTIRAVGITQTVPSIALLAFMIPLFGVGALPAVVALWIYSLFPILRNTYTGVRDADPQAVQSATALGMTDGQVLRHIRLPLAAPVILAGVRTAAVITVGTATLAAFIGAGGLGEPIVSGLQLVDTWQILSGALPAALLALLVDSLLAGIERWLRPGG; encoded by the coding sequence ATGCCCGTGCTCCGTCCCAGAAGCATCTTCTTGCTCGGCGCCTTGGCTCTCTGGCTAGCCAGCCCTTCCATCACTGAGATCCACGCCCAGGAGCCCGACCTGGTGGTGGGCTCGAAGAACTTCGCCGAAAGCCGGCTGCTGGGGGAGCTCTTCGCCCAGCTCATCGAGGAGCGCACCGAGCTGGCCGTGGAGCGGCGGCTGGGCCTCGCCGGCACCCAGGTGTGCTTCGAAGCGCTACGCACCGGCGCCATCGACCTCTATCCGGAGTACACCGGCACCGGCCTGGTGTCGATCTTGGACGCCGACCCCGCCGGCGACGCCACCGCAACCCTCAATCGGGTGCGGCAGCGCTTCCTCCAGCGCTGGGATCTGTGGTGGCTGCCACCCCTGGGCTTTGAGAACGCCTACGAGATCGCCGTACCCAAGGTCCTGGCGGAGACCGAAGGATTGCGCACCCTCAGCGACCTGGTGCCCCTGGCGCCGGAGCTGCGGGCCGGCTTCGGCTATGAATTCGCCAACCGGCCCGACGGCCTGCCGGGGCTGGAGCAGACCTACGGCCTGCGCTTCCGAAATGTGCAGAATCTGCAGCAGGCGCTCAAGTACCAGGCCGCCGGCAGCGGTGATCTGGATGTCCTCGACGTCTACACCACCGACGGCCGGTTGCTGGTCCACGATCTGGTGGTGTTGGAGGACGACCGCGGCTTCTTCCCGCCGTACCAAGCGGCACCGCTGATGCGCGGAGAGGCGGTGCGCGAGCATCCGGAGGCGGTGGCGACCCTGGCACTGCTGGCGGATGCGTTGAGCGAGGAGACCATGCGGGGCCTCAATCTGCGGCTGCAGGAAGAAGGCGCCAGCGAGGCGCAGGTAGCTCGGGACGCGCTGGTGACGCTGGGACTGGTGGCCGGCGGCGAGGGGGAAGAAATCGAGGAGAGCCGCCGGGCAGGAAGCTTCTGGGGCTATCTGTGGAACCAGCGCGCTTCCCTTCTTCAGCGAACCCTCGAGCACCTGGGGCTGGCCGCCGCCGGCGTCGCCTTGGGAGTGCTCATCGCCGTGCCCCTGGGGCTTTGGCTGGAACGCCGACGGCGCATCGCCGAACCCACCATCCGCGCCGTCGGCATCACCCAGACGGTGCCCTCCATCGCGCTGCTGGCGTTCATGATTCCCCTCTTTGGAGTCGGCGCCTTGCCGGCGGTAGTGGCGCTGTGGATCTACTCCCTCTTCCCCATCCTGCGCAACACCTACACCGGCGTTCGCGACGCCGATCCCCAGGCCGTGCAAAGCGCCACCGCCCTGGGTATGACCGACGGCCAGGTGCTGCGCCACATCCGCCTGCCCCTGGCCGCCCCGGTGATCCTCGCCGGCGTGCGCACCGCCGCAGTGATCACCGTCGGCACCGCCACCCTCGCCGCCTTCATCGGCGCCGGCGGCCTCGGCGAGCCCATCGTCAGCGGTCTACAGCTCGTGGATACCTGGCAGATCCTCTCCGGAGCCCTCCCAGCAGCCCTCCTCGCCCTGTTGGTGGATTCCCTCCTGGCAGGCATCGAGCGCTGGCTGCGCCCCGGAGGCTAG
- a CDS encoding ATP-binding cassette domain-containing protein: MPPETPILQASGVTKRYPGGVVALDGVDLEVRRGETVALIGESGSGKTTLLRLFNRMTEPTAGTVRVDGENVAAVDAIALRRRLGYVQQEGGLIPHWSVHRNVQLVPWLSGWEPRRRQRRGDEMLELVGLDPSTHGNRYPSELSGGQRQRVALARALAAEPEVILLDEPFGALDALTRAELQSQFLELEEQIHKTLLLVTHDLEEAFLLADRVGVMQGGRLLQVATPRELAAAPADPYVQRLLALRRPQGEERRPRGEGS; encoded by the coding sequence ATGCCCCCCGAAACCCCGATCCTCCAGGCTTCCGGCGTCACGAAGCGCTATCCCGGCGGCGTGGTGGCGCTGGATGGGGTGGATCTGGAGGTACGGCGGGGGGAGACGGTGGCGCTTATCGGGGAGAGCGGCAGCGGCAAGACCACACTGCTGCGGCTGTTCAACCGCATGACCGAGCCCACCGCCGGAACCGTGCGGGTGGACGGCGAAAACGTGGCGGCGGTGGATGCCATCGCCCTGCGGCGGCGCCTGGGGTATGTGCAGCAGGAAGGGGGGCTAATCCCCCATTGGAGCGTCCACCGCAACGTCCAGCTGGTCCCCTGGCTGAGCGGCTGGGAGCCCCGGCGCCGGCAGCGGCGGGGAGACGAGATGCTCGAGCTGGTGGGTCTCGATCCGTCGACCCACGGAAACCGCTACCCCAGCGAGCTCTCCGGTGGCCAGCGCCAGCGGGTGGCCCTGGCCCGGGCGCTGGCGGCGGAGCCGGAGGTGATCCTCCTGGACGAGCCCTTCGGCGCTCTCGACGCCCTCACCCGGGCCGAGCTCCAAAGCCAGTTTCTGGAGCTCGAGGAGCAGATCCACAAGACTCTCCTCCTGGTCACCCACGACCTGGAAGAAGCCTTCCTGCTGGCGGATCGGGTGGGGGTGATGCAGGGCGGCCGGCTGCTGCAGGTGGCGACGCCTCGGGAGCTGGCGGCGGCGCCAGCGGATCCCTACGTCCAGCGCCTCCTGGCCCTGCGAAGGCCTCAGGGAGAAGAGCGGCGCCCACGGGGTGAAGGCTCGTGA
- a CDS encoding DUF4388 domain-containing protein: protein MAIAGTTQELSLADLLQVKAMAGGSCRIIVDGRAGAGLILLDHGRVVHAQYGDLQATDAVFALLTEEGTYFQAKSGVEIVRRTMSASAQELVMEAARRQDEGILVTPKPSQAAREGAEHRPVELSGDDDPPTLPSFPAQVLPADDGGSRTWRPWMVALLVLPLAAVAVLASTLLQDSSTPAVAPATAKPEILQLEPKEATDLAGPSDRLPVLEAGAPPASPEDTSGLKPTIVLRLLIGVDGRVQQAQVYRPREELEAFERIALETVRSYRFSPGLHRGAAVPVWINWPVDFI, encoded by the coding sequence ATGGCCATTGCCGGCACCACTCAAGAGCTCTCCCTCGCCGACCTGCTACAAGTCAAAGCCATGGCCGGCGGCAGCTGCCGAATCATCGTCGACGGCCGTGCCGGGGCAGGGCTGATCCTGCTCGACCACGGGCGGGTGGTCCACGCTCAATACGGCGACCTCCAGGCGACCGACGCCGTCTTCGCCCTGCTCACCGAAGAAGGCACCTACTTCCAGGCCAAGAGCGGAGTGGAAATCGTGCGCCGGACCATGAGCGCTTCGGCCCAGGAATTGGTCATGGAGGCAGCGCGGCGCCAGGACGAAGGCATCCTGGTCACCCCGAAACCCTCCCAGGCAGCCCGGGAGGGGGCCGAGCACCGCCCGGTCGAGCTCTCCGGCGACGATGATCCGCCGACCCTGCCATCCTTCCCCGCCCAGGTGCTGCCCGCCGATGACGGCGGCTCCCGCACCTGGCGGCCCTGGATGGTGGCCCTCCTGGTGCTGCCGCTGGCGGCGGTGGCGGTGCTCGCCTCCACCCTGCTCCAGGACAGCTCGACGCCGGCGGTGGCCCCGGCCACCGCCAAACCCGAGATCCTCCAGCTCGAGCCCAAGGAAGCCACCGACCTCGCCGGGCCCTCGGATCGCCTACCGGTGCTCGAGGCCGGGGCTCCACCGGCAAGCCCCGAGGACACCTCCGGCCTCAAGCCCACCATCGTCCTGCGGCTGCTCATCGGAGTCGACGGGAGGGTCCAGCAAGCCCAGGTCTACCGACCAAGAGAGGAGTTGGAGGCCTTCGAGCGCATCGCGCTGGAAACCGTGCGGAGCTACCGCTTCTCCCCCGGCCTGCACCGGGGAGCGGCGGTGCCGGTGTGGATCAACTGGCCGGTGGACTTTATTTGA